ATGACTGTAGAGGTTGTCAGTGGGAGACAAATATCTGATAAATCTTCAGCGCTGCTTTGCAATACAAGGGGCGAGAGTGTCAAGAGAATTTGCTGTGGCTGCGCGTAACCGAACCGAGATTCCGCGAGCGCACAACTCACGCGCTCGATTGCCATTGGGCTGCAACAAATATATTTTCTCTACACGGTGTCGTTAGTTTTTACAGCCGCGTCCCGTCATTTAGCTAGATGTGCGAGCGATTTTCTGAAAATGCCACTACTTTCGCTTCGCCGCTTTGCCGAGCGCGAAAATTGAGTCTCAAATCCCCAAACCGTTCAGCTTTATCTCATCAGCTCTTGCTGCAACCATGCTGTTAAGTCGGCAGCACTAGCAAAGTCAAACAGTGCCTCACTCAATCGATCTAATTGCTCGATAGACAGGCTTTGAACCTGCGCTTGCAACTGGGTGGGGACAATTCCAATCCGGCGCGTGAGTAGACGAATTACAGTGTCCTGCTTTCCTCGTTGCACGCCTTCTCGAATAATTTCTTGGTATATGGGAGATTCTCGCATAAGTTCTTCTCGCAGATATTGTCGAATTAAATCCGGCTCGAACCTCAAAGAAGCCAACACCTCTACGCAAGCGGAGATATTGCGCTGTTGCTGGGGTTCTTCAATCATATCTACCTGCGTCGCAACTTGCTCTAACAAGGCGGCGCTTGAGTCCGTCCGAGCCAGCACTGCTAAAGGTAGGAGAGCCGGATTGGTCAGTAATGGAGCAGCGTCTTGCTCCCACAGGCGCACTACCCGATAACGGTGCTGGGTATTGCCCACGCTTAACTGGTTAGTATAGGCAGCATTATTCGTTGTCTCCTGCAAGAAGATGACAACCTGCTCGATGGGGCATTCATACTGTCGGTATAGCCTCACCCAGTAATCAAGCATTCGCAAGGGTAAAGGGGGAGTGGATGTCGGCAGGGTTTGAAATTCCAAGTGCAAGATAGAGTTGGTAGATTGCAGTCGGATGACCGCATCGGCGCGAATGGGGTCGCGGGAAAGCTCGCTTGGCAGGAGTTGAATGTCGGTGGCATTAGAGGCAAGGAGCCAGCGGACAAAAGGCTCTGGATACGAGGCAGCTAGGTACTTGCAGATATTGTCAAAACTCAAATTAGATAGCGGATTACGAAAGATTTGGCTAGATTTTCGCTCCTATTGGCGGCGAATTCAAGAGCTTACGTCATCCCCCAGTCTAGCTGGAACGGCGAGATGTCAGCGCGTCCCCCGCTGCCGTTGACGAAGGAGCGGATTTTCTGTTTCACCCAACTAGGTACGACTTGCCACAATTGCCGCAACTGTTGTGGAGTCCACCTTGTGAA
Above is a genomic segment from Chroococcidiopsis sp. SAG 2025 containing:
- a CDS encoding Rpn family recombination-promoting nuclease/putative transposase, with product MSFDNICKYLAASYPEPFVRWLLASNATDIQLLPSELSRDPIRADAVIRLQSTNSILHLEFQTLPTSTPPLPLRMLDYWVRLYRQYECPIEQVVIFLQETTNNAAYTNQLSVGNTQHRYRVVRLWEQDAAPLLTNPALLPLAVLARTDSSAALLEQVATQVDMIEEPQQQRNISACVEVLASLRFEPDLIRQYLREELMRESPIYQEIIREGVQRGKQDTVIRLLTRRIGIVPTQLQAQVQSLSIEQLDRLSEALFDFASAADLTAWLQQELMR